One Triticum dicoccoides isolate Atlit2015 ecotype Zavitan chromosome 4B, WEW_v2.0, whole genome shotgun sequence genomic window carries:
- the LOC119292799 gene encoding uncharacterized protein LOC119292799, translating into MSHRRSLARQFCEDSSSEDEKLMMAAIVAEEEEARLDAPRHGGSQPGRQSLQRDFAERFQNLHKDYFAENPTFKARMFRNRYRMHRPLFLRIASAIEAHDSYFSLRRNSAGVPGLHPYQKLTSVFRILAYGIAADLTDEYCRLAKSTALENLRRFVRAVIEVFGGQYLRSPNAEDTARLLAIGEQRGFPVEGHAPEVNYTINGHNYNTGYYLADGIYPQWATFVKTIPNPKGEKNKNFSQFQEACRKDVERAFGVLQARFAIVRGPARYWDPETLGEVMTACIILHNMIIEDERGNRVDYRYDNMGELVTPSHREAATLTQFLQAQSDIRDKQVHCQRQVDLVEHLWQIRGLM; encoded by the exons ATGAGTCACCGTCGAAGTTTGGCCCGACAGTTTTGCGAAGATTCCTCCTCCGAAGATGAGAAACTCATGATGGCTGCAATtgtagcagaggaagaagaagcccGGTTGGATGCTCCACGACATGGAGGTTCACAACCGGGACGTCAATCTCTTCAGCGCGATTTTGCGGAACGCTTTCAGAATCTCCACAAGGACTATTTTGCAGAGAACCCCACCTTCAAGGCAAGGATGTTTCGCAATAG GTATAGAATGCATCGTCCTCTTTTTCTGCGCATAGCAAGTGCTATAGAGGCACATGATAGCTATTTTTCCCTGAGAAGAAATAGTGCTGGTGTTCCTGGTTTACATCCTTATCAAAAATTGACCTCAGTATTTCGAATCCTAGCTTATGGGATAGCAGCTGATCTTACTGATGAGTATTGTCGGCTAGCAAAGTCCACCGCTTTAGAAAATCTTAGAAGATTTGTGCGTGCTGTGATCGAGGTCTTTGGGGGTCAATACCTGAGATCTCCAAATGCTGAAGATACTGCTAGATTACTTGCAATTGGAGAGCAAAGGGGGTTTCCGG TTGAAGGGCATGCTCCAGAAGTGAATTATACCATCAATGGACACAACTACAACACGGGGTATTACCTTGCAGATGGCATATATCCGCAGTGGGCAACATTTGTGAAGACAATTCCAAATCCCAAAGGTGAGAAGAACAAAAATTTCTCCCAGTTTCAAGAAGCATGTCGGAAGGATGTCGAACGAGCTTTTGGTGTTCTGCAAGCTCGTTTTGCTATTGTACGTGGACCGGCAAGGTATTGGGATCCGGAGACACTCGGAGAAGTGATGACAGCTTGTATCATCCTGCATAACATGATAATAGAAGATGAGCGTGGAAATCGTGTAGACTACCGCTACGATAACATGGGAGAACTAGTGACACCTTCTCACCGAGAGGCGGCTACATTGACTCAGTTTCTTCAAGCTCAGAGTGATATTCGAGACAAACAAGTTCACTGTCAGCGGCAAGTTGATCTAGTTGAGCACCTGTGGCAGATCCGTGGACTGATGTAG
- the LOC119291347 gene encoding uncharacterized protein LOC119291347: MSTEFFRVHKFHQELRAKRMEMQPELSLGPTWPALGFAPASEKNTKQISSSSSESDGSSRKKRKHYNTWEEPVSHPHLELHLNDPLPLDWEQCLDLQSGKMYYLNRKTLKRSWNRPKEQGVNLELNMSTTAARQVAVADDGNTGATAPTLSQPAATKRSTAGGNMIAVPCTNCHLLVMLCKSYPTCPNCKFVQWLAPAPAPATPQAAAHRMLDAAVKPLQTLSLLH; the protein is encoded by the exons ATGAGCACTGAATTCTTTAGAGTGCACAAGTTTCACCAGGAGTTGAGAGCCAAGAGGATGGAGATGCAGCCGGAGCTGTCGCTGGGGCCAACGTGGCCGGCGCTGGGCTTTGCCCCGGCCTCGGAGAAGAACACCAAGCAGATCAGCTCGTCTTCTTCCGAGTCGGACGGCAGCTCCCGGAAGAAGAGGAAGCATTACAACACCTGGGAGGAGCCCGTGTCGCACCCGCACCTGGAGCTCCATCTCAATGACCCCCTGCCCCTGGACTGGGAGCAGTGCCTCGACCTCCAA TCCGGGAAGATGTATTACCTGAACAGGAAGACTTTGAAGAGGAGCTGGAACAGGCCCAAGGAGCAGGGCGTGAACCTGGAGCTCAACATGTCCACAACGGCGGCGAGGCAGGTCGCCGTTGCGGATGACGGCAACACCGGCGCCACTGCTCCTACCCTCTCAcaaccagcagcgacaaagagaagCACCGCTGGTGGCAACATGATCGCCGTGCCATGCACCAACTGTCATCTCCTGGTGATGCTGTGCAAGTCCTACCCCACCTGCCCCAACTGCAAGTTCGTGCAGTGGTTGGCACCGGCACCGGCACCGGCGACGCCACAGGCGGCAGCTCATCGCATGCTCGACGCCGCTGTGAAGCCGCTGCAGACCCTGAGCCTTCTCCACTAG